TGTTCATGACATACAAAGTATACGCTGAGGAGCATTTCAGATTACAATAAGTAATAGCTTACAGATAACATAGCATACGTGCATTCATGGGcataacaaaaaacagaaatattctAGTGGGCAATTCCCTTTCACAAACGTTCATTCTCAAACACTAAATAGCATGGGTTTGTCTGCACCGGGTCACGTGGTGATATACACACTGTGTTTCGGTGAACGTTACTAACACTGATAAAAACGAGGAGAATAAGCTTCATACTCTTCAACTAGACACAAGTGCTGAACTTTCAAACTCACTTTAGACTGACCACCTCATGCTCCTCCAGCTGAAAGTAATTTGTCTTTGGGCTAAACTTTGTTTTATCATCGATCGTACTGTGGCCAAACCTCTTGTAGCAAGGTTCCGATGAGACATTTATAGTACATTGTATAGGGATACACGTCAATGCTTTCTCAATATTCTTAATTTCAAACCTGTTGTTTGGTTGATTTGTGCTCATGTGCTTTTTGAGATCAGAATAATCCCAATTAATACCACAGATAAAAAAAAAGCCAGAGGATTTGAGAACATGAAATGTAAAAACAACATTCACTTAGGTACAATTGCATTCTAACCCCAACATTAGTACCAGGTTAACACTAGATCTATATTTAACATTAAAAAAATCCCATTCACTCAGTCGAAAAGTTAGTTACCACTTATATACCACAAATGTAGAGTAGAATATGTGCTTTTGAGTGTatcaatagctaggtttccatccagttgacgacagattttcatgcgaatattctaaaatctgcataaattaAATCTGCTCAGTTTCCCACCAGatatgtgtttccatcaaacggacttgttgcagataaaagtctgtatgtgatgacgtagtgcacataaaacatACTTTCGCGGTTGAATTCccatacaagttaaatgggtttccatcacattttcaactctactgatcgttttgtcacaaaacaatgttgcgttatatagcgaatgtgcctactctggtattggcacgtgcgctctagccaacagctcgcagatacagtgcggtaATACGCcgacatgatgagattattatggacaaaatagcgagattatttttatttgtcaaacggtaGCCAAGCATCgattatcatgtcaccagaataagtatcttgatatttattggaaaggtgcatcaagctcatcacagtGCAATGTCAcccccctgtgaagttcatcgtaatttatttaatctgtagcctaataaatggCATTCTTTTACaaatcgtagtgggaggaccacacaacaagTCATCGCGTGACTCGAAGATAAAAGCATTTCCAGCGTCATTTTTTGCATTATtaattttaccaacacaaaaagTTTGCACATTGTCtaaagtattttgttttgtcgaaaTTTGGAAGTTTACTAGGcaaatttgctgtttccatcaggcctttCATTACATTTCTATATCCGACATGAAcaaataaaaaggttggatggaaacctggttatggTAATACAAAGTTGAGAACATAGCTCAGAAATGCTGTTTTTTGTAGATATATAAACTCATAagcattttatttaaaaaataacaccATGAGGGTGGAGAGCAGAGAGTACCACAGAATATTTTGAAAAATATTGTTGTCACTATCTGGGCAAGCGGCAAAGTCGTAAACCCCTccaatttctacaatttatcttcctcaaatctgattttaaacctaaccctaaccttaaccatgctgctaaccttatgcctaaccgtAACCTTGAATTAAGattaaaaatatacattttgtttTCATACAGTTTTATAATATAGCCAATTTTTACTTTGCTGCTGGCCTATCTAGTGGGAATAGAAAAATATGACATGTTCATCATAGATTGTATGGTGTCCCAAAGGTTTAGACAGTGCTGTTATGCTCTACATGAAGGTGACGACACAGAGTACACAGATAATTCACCAATATGGTGCTTGTCAACAGCACAGTTTATATAGCCCGTATAAAACCTACAGCTCTCTTTTCTTGTGTCAGGAAACCAATACCTTGAAACACCTTTCTGGAAATCACTGGAAGTCCCTCCTTGGCTACAATCAGCCCACTCTGTAATGGTCTCCTCTTTTGCCTCTATCGATGAGATGGTGTTCATCAACATCATCAACGTCATCATGTTGTTTGTCTGAATGGAGCCTCCATGGGCGCACCTCTGTGTTCTAgaactaccacagcattctaagACAGAGGCTGAATCCACCGCATCACATGACAGGCGGCTATATTTCTTTTGCCTATTAGCTGACTGTACTATAGCCGAGTCGGTTAACACTAGATCAAAGTCAAATCAAAGCCTCTCAAGTTCTCTGAGCCCGACTCGTACAGTAGCTTCTTGTTTTATATGTTGAAGTCttaaaattttttaaaaaaatgGGGTGAGGTGCAGAAAGAGTGGTGCCAGAGGCCCTATCTATTTGCAGGTGTGAACATCGTAGACTCGAACACACTCCTGGCAGCTGACGTAGCAGCACCAGTGGAAGATACAGTGGCACTTCTCCTTCCGTTTCTCCGTCTGGGTGTTGTGTCCCCGGCCACAGCACAGCAAGTCGCAGCCGTCAATGCCGTGCGACGTCAAGTTACAGGTGCGATCGCGTGTCCCGAACGAGCCTGTTTCTGGGTTGGGTTCGCAGAAGTTGGGCGAGCTCTCGTAGTAGACCAGGTCTCGCTCCGTGGGGGGTTTGAAGAAGTTGTACTTGCTTCTCAACGTCTCCACCCAGCCACGGGACTCCTTGTGTTTCTCCACCACCATCTCTGAAGCACTGTCATACTTGTCCTTCATGTAGTCTCCAATCACTCTGAAGTCAGGCTGGGACCACCAGCACGTCTTCACCTCACAACTGCCGGACAGGCCGTGGCACTTACACTTCAGAAACATGTTGTCAttcagagactgagggagagataGACGCAGGGATGCAATTAGTTTAATGAATGTTAAGTCTAACTAACACTTGGGGATGTTTATGAATGTTTAATCCATAAGGCTGATATTATCAGTgatgcagagcgagagagagagagagagagagagagagagagagagagagagagagagagagagagagagagagagagagagagagagagagagaaaatgtctcACTGTTCGTCCAGCCTCGTTGTTGTGGCGGTTCATGGCGGAGCGCGCATCGGGCCGGTTCTCACGGGCATCTGCAAACTCCCGGGACACCATACTGCCGAACTCCACGTCCTCGCTGCAGCCGCCCCACTTCCAGCCCTCGCCGGGCGGACCCTTGTGGCGCGTGTCACAACCACAGATGGTGGCCGAACCCTCTGCACAGGACCGTGTCACCGCGAACGCCACACCAGCTGATGCGATGGCATGAACGAATGCTGACTCACGCGTGGctgtaaagagagggagaagtagaTGTCATATTTATATATCTATCGTATGGGTGCATTCTTACAGACGTGAACAACCACATAGGTCTTTACGCAACGCTGCTTGTAAGCAGCTCAGTTCTTGTGTGTAGGATCTCTGTTTGTGAATGAGTATAgttcatacagatgtaggatctaaatttgatcactcttttgtggcTGTGAATTTTCCCACAAAGCAGAAAATGCAAAATTGTAGTGTATTTCAGTTTTAAAAAGTCTTCTAAAGTTTGCaaattccactttgaaatttcagacttgatttgccctgacgagaaatgtatcaacccctacaaacatGTCCATTAAATGTCCATCATAAATGTCCATCAATGTCCATCAtaataatccacatttcctgttgctgaaggattattttcctgctgtagcaaaccagctcaaattaagatcctacatctatatGGTTTACATACAGGTCCATACATCTGAAACCATTGCAGTGCAGAGAATGATAAATTGTTACCAATAACTTTGCTCGAATGTACCCATTAATGTATCTCAAAAAGCATGTAGGAATTCAGATCAGTGTCTACAGAACGATGATGCTGGCACCTGCTACTTTTCTGTGCTGTCCtgtataatactatataatactgtaaatgtcacaCATCAACCCTACCAAAGCAAATATTCCATTTACGTAATCATTAGGCCACACTTGTTCGTGAAACAATGCTCCACACAAACAATGCTCCATCAAGCTCCGATCCGTACACATTCCATAGACAGTGTCATAGACATCTGCAATGTATGACTATGTTGATTGGCATGCCAATACAATTCAATCCAATCCAATCTGATCTGCTTGAGCAATCAAGGACAGTCATCTGtcttgggtgtgtgtgcgtgtggtgagagagggagggagagagcaagcgatagagggagggaggtctctgtctgtctgacatagttTACTGGTGACTCATCATCAGAAACTTCcagggagatgagaggaagagacaggcCTGACAGGACTATAATTAACAGACTCAATTAAGCTTTTGAAAGGTTAGGAAAATGGCCTCACACTATAAGACTAAGCCGAGACacaacagggagggagagagagggagagagagagagagagagagagggaaggttcagGGATGTGTCGTACATGTCAAACTATAACCATTTAATATGAGGTGCAATGTTTCAGTGAGGTCTCGTTGACGTTCCACTGTCCCTGATTTTTACAGGATCCCTTATGACAGGAAGGATTCCCTGGATATATGTGCTTAGGTCTTGTATGGTCTTGCACAATGACAAGAACAGAGAGACAGCTAGGAAGAGAGGGTAGTAGAaggggaagagagcgagaggaacaGGGAAAAGGAGAGCAAAAGGATGacgggagggaaaaagagagaaagagtgagagagttggacaagaagaagaaaaaagagagaaaaggggagggagttggggagggagagaaagagtgaacaagttgggggggagagtgagagagagataagtaAATGACTATGGGGAGTAGGTACTGTGTGAGCTCCTCCCAGGCTGCAGGTTTCAACCAGTTTGAGGAATAAGGGGCATTAAGAACAATGATGCAACAGAGGTTTACTGGCATCCATTCTCCATCACACCCTCCCTTAGCAGGACTGTACCAAGCACTATTATGGTTTACTCTGGGATGTCGCATCTCAGCATTGAAACTAAAGGCTTCCGCATGCTTCGGGTCGGCTGGCGCCTAGACGAACTCAGCTAGGCGAACCGAATGAGTGTGCACGCACACTCCcctaaaagaccttcgcttgaaaaacaagatttattttatttcaattgaaAAAAGTGCCAATGGTACTTTGTCCAtcttgagacgccgtagccagtatacgCCAGTCAAAAgatctgtcattaattttgatGTTTTTGCCCAGTAGATGTTAGTCGTGCGATTTTTCatttaactaagatgtttggtgcagtatttcttaagtgaaaaaatgtgcatgaaaacgagtcgtctATCATTGAACGACAACAatcacttcattgaagaatccctactattGACCAATGACCGATGAAGGGACGTAGACTTTGGCTACCGAACTTCGGCTTGCCTCCAAAATTCTTTTTGGTGAGCACGAacagcataaaaaaaaaaacgtacctgatacCAAAATGTGTCACAAAATGTGACCAAAGTGTCGTCATAATATAGGCACAAACTGTTCAGAACTATTTCGGACGGGAAGGATGCGGATGACTTAACAGTCTAGTATAGATTAGTTGAACGTCTATAGTCCAGTTGACATGTTACTGAGAGTTTATTGAGTATCTATAGACAGACTATACAAAGAAGTGCTACCCAACCTTATCCCCAGTATCTCTAATATCCTTTGCTGCTCCTTGCTCATAATGTTTTGAAATTGTGTGATATATATACACCGCGGATTGGGAAAACAGAATAAAAACAGAATAAAGGGCTAATTTATTTGCTTGAATCCCATCCAAAAATGTCTTCCTTTGAAACGTACAGATAGAACTTTACAAATGACAGCACAGTTAATGTTGACTGAATTCTTATTCCATTACCCTGAAGCAGTCACTAGGTGGTGGCTGGTAGTTGGAGGTATGAATGGTCTAAAGCTTGGGAGGGTGTCTTTTCTATTTTATTATCAGGAAGCCAATAAACCACGGGTCAAACCCTTACGGCTTACTGACAATGATGCCGCGGAgcaaagaaagggggagagaggagggagaaatggagggatGAGACCAAAAGAAAGGAAAATAAGATCTCTGGGGACAAgatgaggaaaaagaaggagagacGGAGAAACAAGAACTAGGTCCTGACATCtaggggtgggtggtgggtgggacagaCCAGGGCTTACCTGGAACAGAATGTGTCGGGGGGTGCCTAGCCTAAGTGGACTGATTACTTGTGACCCCCCCCCTATCATAGTTTGCCGGACCCTGGCATGGCAAGTGGTCCCAACGACCTGCTGGGGGGCTGAATCCCCTATTGTGCTGCCACTGTCACGCCGCGTTAGCCCCACAATGGCCCCAGATATTTTATATGAATTCTGCCCTCGCCAGTGATTAGTGGGGACCAAGTTAAGTCATAGCAACAGAGAACTATGCGTTGGCCAGACCCCGCATGTCGGCAGACTGGGAAATCCCTATTCAAATGGTTTAATAAAACAATCTAAAGGGCGTGTGAATGGGGAAAAGCGCTTTCTCTCCCGGCTTAATCTCATGGTTGCAGAGATATTGTGCTCCGAGCA
Above is a window of Salmo salar chromosome ssa03, Ssal_v3.1, whole genome shotgun sequence DNA encoding:
- the LOC106599872 gene encoding protein Wnt-3a; translation: MFSETFLRMIYLGCFLFLCGLTHAIPSYPIWWSLAVGHQYSSLGSQPILCGSIPGLVPKQLRFCRNYVEIMPSVAEGVKIGIQECQHQFRGRRWNCTTINDKAIFGPVLDKATRESAFVHAIASAGVAFAVTRSCAEGSATICGCDTRHKGPPGEGWKWGGCSEDVEFGSMVSREFADARENRPDARSAMNRHNNEAGRTSLNDNMFLKCKCHGLSGSCEVKTCWWSQPDFRVIGDYMKDKYDSASEMVVEKHKESRGWVETLRSKYNFFKPPTERDLVYYESSPNFCEPNPETGSFGTRDRTCNLTSHGIDGCDLLCCGRGHNTQTEKRKEKCHCIFHWCCYVSCQECVRVYDVHTCK